A portion of the Gloeomargarita sp. SKYB120 genome contains these proteins:
- a CDS encoding glycosyltransferase family 4 protein, with protein MRIAQIAPLHESVPPKLYGGTERVVYWLTEELVRRGHEVTLFASGDSHTQARLIPFCPQALRLDPNAVDTVAPHLLMVEKVFQMAQEFDVIHGHVDYFPYSLARRHPQVAFLATLHGRLDIPELGPLYEEFRDIPVVSISNAQRGPIPQARWVGTVYHGLPLDLHPFYPQPGDYLAFLGRVSPEKGLDTAIEIATRLGMPLKASIKIDRVDRPYYESQIEPMVRANPLVELIGEITEKEKSDFLGKAYAVLFPIRWPEPFGLVMIEAMACGTPVIAMRCGSVPEVMVDGETGFIVDSVDAAVAAVQKVGELSRQRVRQIFEERFSVERMTNDYEALYQQLLAERTTAPSPMPTP; from the coding sequence ATGCGCATTGCCCAAATTGCCCCTTTACACGAGAGCGTTCCACCCAAGCTCTACGGGGGAACAGAACGGGTTGTCTATTGGCTGACGGAGGAGCTGGTGCGCCGGGGCCATGAGGTCACCCTATTTGCCAGCGGCGATTCCCACACCCAAGCGCGGTTAATTCCCTTTTGCCCCCAGGCGCTGCGTCTGGACCCCAACGCCGTTGATACAGTAGCCCCCCATCTGCTGATGGTGGAAAAGGTGTTTCAGATGGCCCAGGAGTTTGACGTGATTCACGGCCACGTGGACTATTTCCCCTATTCCCTGGCGCGGCGGCATCCCCAGGTGGCGTTTCTGGCAACGTTACACGGGCGCTTGGACATTCCTGAATTAGGCCCCCTGTACGAGGAATTCCGCGATATTCCAGTGGTTTCGATTTCCAACGCCCAACGGGGACCCATCCCCCAGGCTCGCTGGGTCGGGACGGTCTATCACGGGTTGCCTCTGGATTTGCACCCCTTTTACCCCCAACCGGGGGATTACCTGGCGTTTTTGGGGCGGGTCTCGCCGGAAAAAGGCTTGGATACGGCGATTGAAATTGCCACGCGCCTGGGCATGCCCCTGAAGGCATCCATCAAAATTGACCGGGTGGACCGCCCCTATTACGAGTCCCAGATTGAACCCATGGTGCGCGCCAATCCGCTAGTGGAACTCATCGGCGAGATTACGGAGAAAGAAAAAAGCGACTTTCTGGGTAAAGCTTACGCGGTGTTGTTTCCGATTCGCTGGCCGGAACCCTTTGGGCTGGTGATGATTGAAGCGATGGCCTGTGGAACGCCGGTGATCGCGATGCGCTGCGGCTCGGTGCCGGAGGTGATGGTGGATGGGGAAACGGGGTTTATCGTGGATTCGGTGGACGCGGCGGTTGCAGCAGTACAGAAAGTCGGGGAACTCAGTCGCCAGCGGGTCCGACAAATTTTTGAAGAGCGGTTTAGCGTCGAACGCATGACCAACGACTACGAGGCGCTCTATCAGCAATTGCTGGCGGAACGGACGACCGCGCCATCCCCGATGCCTACCCCTTAG